A genomic window from Streptomyces sp. WMMC940 includes:
- a CDS encoding ABC transporter substrate-binding protein, which yields MPHARASQLTRRGLLAAGGALGLTAALSACGSEDKGESAPDAKKSGPWQFKDDRGQVAETKATPKNIVAFTGMAAALHDFGIEVKGVFGPTYVEDKAKGTKTPDVQAGDLDIDKVEVLGNVWGEFNVEQYAALAPDVLITDMWEKDALWYVPDQSKDKILKLAPSVALWASDHSMPKVLQRHVELAESLGADVRTKKVSDAKAAFEKAAARLRAAAKAKPEIKVLIGSASADLFYVSTPARPTDTLYFKELGVNFVTPDKLDAGGWFEGLSWENVDKYKADIIMMDNRASALQPETLKSKPTWAQLPAVKAGQVVPRVTEPIYSYEKCTPILDDLAKAIENAKKVA from the coding sequence ATGCCCCATGCCCGCGCTTCCCAACTCACCCGTCGCGGTCTGCTCGCCGCGGGCGGCGCTCTCGGCCTCACCGCCGCCCTCTCCGCCTGCGGCTCCGAGGACAAGGGCGAGTCGGCCCCGGACGCGAAGAAGTCCGGCCCCTGGCAGTTCAAGGACGACCGAGGCCAGGTCGCCGAGACCAAGGCCACGCCGAAGAACATCGTCGCCTTCACCGGCATGGCGGCCGCGCTCCACGACTTCGGCATCGAGGTGAAGGGCGTCTTCGGCCCCACCTACGTCGAGGACAAGGCCAAGGGCACCAAGACGCCGGACGTCCAGGCGGGCGACCTCGACATCGACAAGGTCGAGGTCCTCGGCAACGTCTGGGGGGAGTTCAACGTCGAGCAGTACGCGGCCCTGGCGCCGGACGTGCTCATCACCGACATGTGGGAGAAGGACGCCCTCTGGTACGTGCCGGACCAGTCCAAGGACAAGATCCTGAAGCTGGCCCCGAGCGTCGCCCTGTGGGCCTCCGACCACTCGATGCCGAAGGTCCTCCAGCGCCACGTCGAGCTGGCCGAGTCCCTGGGCGCCGACGTCAGGACCAAGAAGGTCTCGGACGCCAAGGCCGCCTTCGAGAAGGCCGCCGCCCGGCTGCGCGCCGCCGCGAAGGCCAAGCCCGAGATCAAGGTGCTGATCGGCTCGGCGAGCGCCGACCTGTTCTACGTCTCCACCCCGGCCCGGCCGACCGACACGCTCTACTTCAAGGAGCTCGGCGTCAACTTCGTGACGCCCGACAAGCTCGACGCCGGCGGCTGGTTCGAGGGCCTCAGCTGGGAGAACGTCGACAAGTACAAGGCCGACATCATCATGATGGACAACCGCGCCTCGGCGCTCCAGCCCGAGACCCTGAAGTCCAAGCCGACCTGGGCCCAGCTGCCCGCCGTCAAGGCCGGACAGGTCGTCCCGCGCGTGACCGAGCCGATCTACTCGTACGAGAAGTGCACGCCGATCCTCGATGACCTGGCCAAGGCCATCGAGAACGCGAAGAAGGTCGCCTGA
- a CDS encoding acyl-CoA dehydrogenase family protein, with amino-acid sequence MSLDHRLAPEHEELRRTVEEFAHDVVAPKIGDFYERHEFPYEIVREMGRMGLFGLPFPEEYGGMGGDYLALGIALEELARVDSSVAITLEAGVSLGAMPVFRFGTEEQKREWLPRLCSGEILGAFGLTEPDAGSDAGGTKTTAVRDESTGEWVINGSKCFITNSGTDITGLVTVTAVTGRTDTGKPLISSIIVPSGTPGFTVAAPYSKVGWNASDTRELSFSDVRVPFANLLGEEGRGYAQFLRILDEGRIAIAALATGLAQGCVDESVKYARERHAFGRPIGDNQAIQFKIADMEMRAHMARIGWRDAASRLVLGEPFKKEAALAKLYSSTVAVDNARDATQIHGGYGFMNEYPVARMWRDSKILEIGEGTSEVQRMLVARELGLQS; translated from the coding sequence ATGTCGCTCGACCACCGCCTCGCCCCCGAGCACGAGGAACTGCGCCGCACCGTCGAGGAGTTCGCCCACGACGTCGTCGCCCCCAAGATCGGCGACTTCTACGAGCGGCACGAGTTCCCGTACGAGATCGTCCGCGAGATGGGCCGGATGGGCCTGTTCGGCCTGCCCTTCCCCGAGGAGTACGGCGGGATGGGCGGGGACTACCTCGCCCTCGGCATCGCCCTGGAGGAGCTGGCCCGCGTCGACTCCTCCGTCGCCATCACCCTGGAGGCCGGGGTCTCGCTCGGTGCCATGCCGGTCTTCCGGTTCGGCACCGAGGAGCAGAAGCGGGAGTGGCTGCCCCGGCTCTGCTCCGGTGAGATCCTCGGCGCCTTCGGGCTGACCGAGCCGGACGCCGGCTCGGACGCGGGCGGCACGAAGACCACGGCCGTGCGCGACGAGTCGACCGGCGAGTGGGTGATCAACGGCTCCAAGTGCTTCATCACCAACTCCGGCACCGACATCACGGGCCTGGTCACGGTCACCGCCGTCACCGGCCGCACGGACACGGGCAAGCCGCTGATCTCCTCCATCATCGTCCCGTCGGGCACGCCCGGCTTCACCGTCGCCGCCCCGTACTCGAAGGTCGGGTGGAACGCCTCGGACACCCGTGAGCTGTCGTTCTCCGACGTCCGCGTCCCCTTCGCGAACCTGCTGGGCGAAGAGGGCCGGGGCTACGCCCAGTTCCTGCGCATCCTCGACGAGGGCCGGATCGCCATCGCCGCGCTCGCCACGGGTCTGGCGCAGGGCTGTGTCGACGAGTCCGTGAAGTACGCCAGGGAGCGCCACGCCTTCGGCCGCCCGATCGGCGACAACCAGGCCATCCAGTTCAAGATCGCCGACATGGAGATGCGGGCGCACATGGCCCGGATCGGCTGGCGGGACGCGGCGTCGCGGCTCGTCCTCGGCGAGCCGTTCAAGAAGGAGGCGGCGCTGGCGAAGCTGTACTCCTCGACGGTGGCCGTCGACAACGCCCGTGACGCCACGCAGATCCACGGCGGGTACGGCTTCATGAACGAGTACCCGGTGGCCCGTATGTGGCGCGACTCCAAGATCCTGGAGATCGGCGAGGGTACGAGCGAGGTGCAGCGCATGCTGGTCGCCCGCGAGTTGGGGCTGCAGTCGTAG
- a CDS encoding hydroxymethylglutaryl-CoA lyase: MTEGLPMEVPVTGLPPRVRIHEVGPRDGLQNEKEVVPTEVKAEFVHRLAGAGLTTVEATSFVHPKWVPQLADAEDLFPRLADIGGVALPVLVPNERGLDRALALGARRIAVFASATETFAARNLNRTVEESLAMFEPVVARAKADKVHVRGYLSMCFGDPWEGAVPVHQVVRVARRLMDLGCDELSLGDTIGVATPGHVQALLARLNEEGVPTNAIGVHFHDTYGQALANTLAALQHGVTTVDASSGGLGGCPYAKSATGNLATEDLVWMLHGLGIETGVDLGRLTATSVWMAERLGRPSPSRTVRALAGTASHKES, from the coding sequence ATGACCGAGGGACTGCCGATGGAGGTGCCCGTCACCGGTCTGCCGCCCCGGGTGCGGATCCACGAGGTCGGGCCCCGTGACGGGCTGCAGAACGAGAAGGAGGTCGTCCCGACCGAGGTGAAGGCGGAGTTCGTCCACCGTCTCGCCGGGGCCGGACTGACGACGGTCGAGGCGACCAGCTTCGTCCATCCCAAGTGGGTTCCCCAACTGGCGGACGCCGAGGACCTGTTCCCGCGGCTCGCGGACATCGGGGGCGTGGCCCTGCCGGTCCTCGTGCCGAACGAGCGCGGGCTCGACCGTGCCCTCGCCCTGGGCGCGCGGCGGATCGCCGTCTTCGCGTCGGCGACGGAGACCTTCGCGGCGCGCAACCTCAACCGCACGGTCGAGGAGTCACTGGCCATGTTCGAGCCCGTGGTGGCCCGGGCGAAGGCGGACAAGGTCCATGTCCGCGGTTATCTCTCGATGTGCTTCGGCGACCCGTGGGAGGGCGCGGTTCCCGTCCACCAGGTCGTCCGCGTGGCCCGGCGGCTGATGGACCTGGGCTGCGACGAGCTGAGCCTCGGCGACACCATCGGCGTGGCCACCCCGGGCCACGTCCAGGCGCTGCTGGCCCGGTTGAACGAGGAGGGTGTGCCCACCAACGCCATCGGGGTGCACTTCCACGACACCTACGGCCAGGCACTGGCCAACACCCTCGCGGCGCTCCAGCACGGCGTCACCACCGTCGACGCCTCCTCGGGCGGCCTCGGCGGCTGCCCGTACGCGAAGAGCGCCACCGGGAACCTCGCCACCGAAGACCTCGTGTGGATGCTCCACGGCCTCGGCATCGAGACCGGGGTCGACCTCGGCCGGCTCACCGCCACGAGCGTGTGGATGGCCGAGCGGCTGGGCCGTCCCAGCCCTTCACGCACCGTTCGCGCCCTCGCGGGCACGGCTTCCCACAAGGAGTCCTAG
- a CDS encoding acetyl-CoA carboxylase biotin carboxylase subunit: protein MFDTVLVANRGEIAVRVIRTLRALGVRSVAVFSDADADARHVREADTAVRLGPAPAAESYLSVERLLEAARRSGAQAVHPGYGFLAENAGFARACEEAGLVFIGPPADAISLMGDKIRAKETVRAAGVPVVPGSSGSGLTDDQLAEAAREIGMPVLLKPSAGGGGKGMRLTRVESALLEEIAAARREARASFGDDTLLVERWIDRPRHIEIQVLADGHGNVVHLGERECSLQRRHQKIIEEAPSVLLDEEIRAAMGEAAVQAARSCGYRGAGTVEFIVPGGDPSSYYFMEMNTRLQVEHPVTELITGLDLVEWQLRVAAGEELPFGQKDIELTGHAVEARVCAEDPARGFLPSGGTVLALSEPRGDGVRTDSGLSEGTEVSSLYDPMLSKVIAYGPDRATALRKLRAALADNVTLGVPTNAGFLRRLLDHPEVVAGDLDTGLVEREADSLVDGEVPAEVYAAAALLREAPAPVDASGWTDPFSVPGGWRLGGERAWTVHHFRVPGHDPVEVRLRGSEAVLDGLPVRHVRRAKDTAPAAGAATVTVETDGLTHTFHHATAPGGTWLGREGDSWYVQDHDPVAASLSGAARQGADTLAAPMPGTVTVVKVAVGDEVDAGQSLLVVEAMKMEHVISAPHAGTVTELDVAPGTTVVMDQVLAVVAPHDEGKEDTA from the coding sequence ATGTTCGACACCGTTCTGGTTGCCAACCGAGGCGAGATCGCGGTCCGCGTCATCCGTACGCTGCGCGCCCTCGGTGTCCGCTCGGTCGCCGTGTTCAGCGACGCCGACGCCGACGCCCGGCACGTCCGCGAGGCGGACACCGCCGTCCGGCTCGGCCCGGCGCCCGCCGCCGAGAGCTATCTCTCCGTGGAGCGGCTGCTGGAGGCGGCCCGCCGGTCCGGTGCCCAGGCGGTCCACCCGGGCTACGGCTTCCTCGCGGAGAACGCGGGGTTCGCGCGCGCCTGCGAGGAGGCGGGCCTGGTGTTCATCGGGCCCCCCGCCGACGCCATCTCCCTGATGGGCGACAAGATCCGCGCCAAGGAGACCGTGCGGGCGGCCGGGGTCCCGGTCGTACCGGGTTCCTCCGGCTCGGGGCTCACCGACGACCAACTCGCCGAGGCCGCCCGGGAGATCGGCATGCCGGTCCTGCTGAAGCCCTCGGCGGGCGGCGGCGGCAAGGGCATGCGGCTGACCCGAGTGGAGTCGGCCCTGCTGGAGGAGATCGCGGCCGCCCGGCGGGAGGCACGCGCGTCGTTCGGCGACGACACCCTGCTGGTGGAGCGGTGGATCGACCGTCCCCGCCACATCGAGATCCAGGTCCTCGCGGACGGCCACGGCAACGTGGTGCACCTCGGCGAGCGCGAGTGCTCCCTCCAGCGCCGCCACCAGAAGATCATCGAGGAGGCGCCCTCCGTCCTGCTGGACGAGGAGATCCGCGCGGCGATGGGCGAGGCAGCGGTCCAGGCGGCCCGGTCCTGCGGCTACCGGGGCGCGGGCACGGTCGAGTTCATCGTCCCCGGCGGCGACCCGTCCTCGTACTACTTCATGGAGATGAACACCCGGCTCCAGGTCGAGCACCCGGTGACCGAGCTCATCACCGGCCTGGACCTGGTGGAGTGGCAGCTGCGGGTGGCCGCGGGCGAGGAACTGCCCTTCGGCCAGAAGGACATCGAGCTCACCGGCCACGCGGTCGAGGCCCGCGTCTGCGCGGAGGACCCCGCCCGCGGCTTCCTGCCGTCGGGCGGCACGGTCCTCGCCCTGAGCGAGCCCCGGGGCGACGGGGTGCGCACCGACTCGGGTCTCAGCGAGGGCACGGAGGTCTCCAGCCTCTACGACCCGATGCTGTCGAAGGTCATCGCGTACGGCCCCGACCGCGCGACCGCGCTGCGCAAGCTGCGTGCGGCCCTGGCGGACAACGTCACCCTGGGCGTGCCGACGAACGCGGGATTCCTGCGCCGGCTGCTCGACCACCCCGAGGTGGTGGCGGGAGACCTGGACACGGGCCTCGTCGAGCGGGAGGCGGACTCCCTCGTCGACGGCGAGGTCCCGGCGGAGGTGTACGCCGCCGCCGCGCTGCTGCGGGAGGCGCCCGCGCCGGTGGACGCGTCCGGCTGGACGGACCCGTTCTCCGTCCCCGGCGGCTGGCGTCTCGGCGGTGAACGCGCCTGGACCGTCCACCACTTCCGGGTGCCGGGCCACGACCCGGTGGAGGTCCGGCTGCGCGGCTCCGAGGCCGTGCTGGACGGGCTGCCCGTCCGGCACGTCCGGCGCGCGAAGGACACCGCCCCGGCCGCGGGCGCGGCGACGGTCACGGTCGAGACCGACGGCCTCACCCACACCTTCCACCACGCCACCGCTCCCGGCGGGACCTGGCTCGGCCGGGAGGGCGACTCCTGGTACGTCCAGGACCACGACCCGGTCGCCGCGAGCCTGAGCGGGGCGGCCCGGCAGGGCGCCGACACGCTCGCCGCGCCGATGCCCGGCACCGTCACGGTCGTGAAGGTGGCGGTCGGGGACGAGGTCGACGCGGGCCAGAGCCTGCTCGTCGTGGAGGCGATGAAGATGGAGCACGTCATCTCCGCCCCGCACGCCGGGACCGTCACCGAACTGGACGTCGCCCCGGGGACGACCGTCGTCATGGACCAGGTCCTGGCCGTCGTCGCCCCGCACGACGAGGGCAAGGAGGACACGGCATGA
- a CDS encoding carboxyl transferase domain-containing protein, whose translation MRQAPVLTSAEDPASDAWQANEAAHHALADTLRAKLAAARLGGGEKARARHTARGKLLPRDRVDTLLDQGSPFLELAPLAADGMYDGQAPAAGVIAGIGRVGGREVVVVANDATVKGGTYYPMTVKKHLRAQEVALENRLPCVYLVDSGGAFLPMQDEVFPDREHFGRIFYNQARLSAARVPQIAAVLGSCTAGGAYVPAMSDEAVIVRNQGTIFLGGPPLVKAATGEVVTAEELGGGEVHSRVSGVTDHLAENDAHALRIVRNIVSTLPGRGPLPWSVEPVEEPKADPFGLYGAVPVDSRTPYDVREIIARITDGSRFAEFKAEFGTTLVTGFARIHGHPVGIVANNGILFAESAQKGAHFIELCDQRGIPLLFLQNISGFMVGKDYEAGGIAKHGAKMVTAVACTRVPKLTVVVGGSYGAGNYSMCGRAYSPRFLWMWPNAKISVMGGEQAASVLATVKRDQLEARGEEWPADAEEAFKDPIRAQYEQQGNAYYATARLWDDGVIDPLETRQVLGLALTACANAPLPERDASAPGFGVFRM comes from the coding sequence ATGCGGCAAGCACCTGTGCTGACGAGTGCGGAAGATCCCGCCTCGGACGCCTGGCAGGCCAACGAGGCGGCGCACCACGCCCTGGCCGACACCCTGCGCGCGAAGCTGGCGGCGGCCCGGCTCGGCGGCGGGGAGAAGGCCCGGGCGCGCCACACCGCGCGCGGGAAGCTGCTGCCGCGCGACCGGGTGGACACGCTCCTGGACCAGGGCTCGCCCTTCCTGGAGCTGGCGCCCCTCGCGGCCGACGGCATGTACGACGGGCAGGCCCCGGCGGCCGGGGTGATCGCCGGCATCGGCCGGGTCGGCGGCCGCGAGGTCGTCGTCGTCGCCAACGACGCCACGGTCAAGGGCGGCACCTACTACCCGATGACGGTGAAGAAGCACCTGCGCGCCCAGGAGGTGGCCCTGGAGAACCGGCTGCCGTGCGTCTACCTGGTCGACTCGGGCGGCGCCTTCCTGCCGATGCAGGACGAGGTCTTCCCCGACCGCGAGCACTTCGGCCGGATCTTCTACAACCAGGCGAGGCTCTCCGCGGCGCGCGTCCCGCAGATCGCGGCGGTGCTCGGCTCCTGCACGGCCGGCGGCGCGTACGTCCCCGCGATGAGCGACGAGGCCGTGATCGTGCGGAACCAGGGCACGATCTTCCTCGGCGGCCCGCCGCTGGTGAAGGCCGCGACCGGTGAGGTCGTCACGGCCGAGGAGCTGGGCGGCGGCGAGGTCCACTCCCGGGTCTCCGGCGTCACGGACCACCTCGCGGAGAACGACGCGCACGCGCTGAGGATCGTGCGGAACATCGTGTCCACCCTCCCCGGGCGCGGGCCGCTCCCCTGGTCGGTGGAGCCCGTCGAGGAGCCCAAGGCGGACCCGTTCGGGCTGTACGGGGCGGTGCCGGTGGACTCCCGCACCCCGTACGACGTCCGGGAGATCATCGCCCGCATCACGGACGGCTCCCGCTTCGCCGAGTTCAAGGCGGAGTTCGGCACGACGCTGGTCACCGGCTTCGCCCGGATCCACGGCCACCCGGTCGGCATCGTGGCCAACAACGGCATCCTGTTCGCCGAATCGGCCCAGAAGGGCGCCCATTTCATCGAGCTGTGCGACCAGCGGGGCATCCCCCTGCTGTTCCTGCAGAACATCTCCGGCTTCATGGTGGGCAAGGACTACGAGGCGGGCGGCATCGCCAAGCACGGCGCCAAGATGGTCACGGCCGTGGCCTGCACCCGGGTGCCGAAGCTGACCGTCGTCGTCGGCGGCTCGTACGGCGCGGGCAACTACTCCATGTGCGGTCGCGCCTATTCACCCCGCTTCCTGTGGATGTGGCCCAACGCCAAGATCTCGGTGATGGGGGGCGAGCAGGCCGCGTCCGTGCTGGCCACCGTCAAGCGGGACCAGTTGGAGGCGCGCGGCGAGGAGTGGCCCGCCGATGCGGAGGAGGCGTTCAAGGACCCGATCCGCGCCCAGTACGAGCAGCAGGGCAACGCGTACTACGCCACGGCCCGGCTGTGGGACGACGGGGTGATCGACCCGCTGGAGACCCGGCAGGTACTGGGGCTCGCCCTGACCGCCTGTGCCAACGCCCCGCTGCCCGAGAGGGACGCCTCGGCGCCCGGCTTCGGCGTATTCCGGATGTGA
- a CDS encoding SACE_7040 family transcriptional regulator: MSTRTDAPTRREQILKEAARLFAERGFHGVGVDEIGAAVGISGPGLYRHFPGKDAMLAELLVGISGRLLDGGRRRVAEADGAPEQVLSSLIDGHIDFALDDRPLITLHDRELDRLRDSDRKLVRQLQRQYVELWVDVVRKLHPGTGEGQVRAAVHAVFGLLNSTPHLGSYGNGLPGRAAMEDLLRKLAHGALASLS, translated from the coding sequence ATGAGCACCAGGACCGACGCTCCGACCCGTCGCGAGCAGATCCTCAAGGAGGCCGCGCGCCTCTTCGCCGAGCGCGGCTTCCACGGCGTCGGAGTCGACGAGATAGGCGCCGCCGTCGGTATCAGCGGCCCCGGGCTGTACCGCCACTTCCCCGGCAAGGACGCGATGCTCGCCGAGCTGCTGGTCGGCATCTCCGGCCGGCTCCTGGACGGCGGCAGGCGTCGGGTCGCCGAGGCGGACGGCGCCCCCGAGCAGGTGCTCTCCTCGCTCATCGACGGGCACATCGACTTCGCCCTCGACGACCGCCCGCTGATCACCCTCCACGACCGGGAGCTGGACCGGCTGCGGGACAGCGACCGCAAGCTGGTCCGCCAGCTCCAGCGCCAGTACGTCGAACTGTGGGTGGACGTGGTCCGCAAGCTGCACCCGGGGACCGGCGAGGGCCAGGTCCGGGCGGCCGTCCACGCCGTCTTCGGCCTGCTGAACTCCACCCCGCACCTGGGCTCGTACGGCAACGGGCTGCCGGGCCGCGCGGCCATGGAGGACCTGCTGCGCAAGCTCGCCCACGGGGCGCTCGCATCGTTGTCGTAG
- a CDS encoding phosphatase, whose protein sequence is MPIPNRAALVDHLVRTRIAGDVATPRDNNLSHYRKLANGDRHYWLGLELGDRWSDEQDVLAVMAERCGVNDDPQYRYGQDTIDPELTVDALDRMAARLKQAAAGRESVLFATGHPGGLLDVHRQIADALRSTGCEIVRIPSGLSADEGMVHQFADVAVLERGATLWHTHSPAPMAAILDGLERDGRARPDLVVADHGWAGCAGQRGVDAVGFADCNDPALFIGEAEGTVRVTVPLDDHVTDPRFYDPMTAYLLDAAGLL, encoded by the coding sequence ATGCCGATACCGAACCGCGCCGCCCTCGTCGACCATCTCGTCCGCACGCGTATCGCCGGAGACGTCGCCACCCCGCGCGACAACAACCTCTCCCACTACCGCAAGCTCGCCAACGGGGACCGCCACTACTGGCTGGGCCTCGAGCTCGGCGACCGCTGGAGCGACGAGCAGGACGTCCTGGCCGTCATGGCCGAGCGCTGCGGCGTCAACGACGACCCGCAGTACCGGTACGGCCAGGACACCATCGACCCCGAGCTGACCGTCGACGCCCTGGACCGGATGGCGGCCCGGCTGAAGCAGGCCGCCGCCGGACGGGAGTCGGTCCTCTTCGCCACCGGCCACCCCGGCGGGCTGCTCGACGTCCACCGGCAGATCGCCGACGCGCTCAGATCCACGGGCTGCGAGATCGTCCGGATCCCCTCCGGGCTCAGCGCGGACGAGGGCATGGTCCACCAGTTCGCCGACGTGGCCGTGCTGGAGCGCGGCGCGACCCTGTGGCACACCCATTCCCCCGCGCCGATGGCCGCGATCCTGGACGGGCTGGAGCGGGACGGACGGGCCCGGCCCGACCTGGTCGTCGCCGACCACGGATGGGCGGGCTGCGCGGGACAGCGGGGCGTCGACGCGGTCGGCTTCGCCGACTGCAACGACCCGGCCCTGTTCATCGGCGAGGCGGAGGGCACGGTCCGGGTGACGGTCCCGCTGGACGACCATGTCACGGACCCGCGCTTCTACGACCCGATGACGGCGTACCTCCTGGACGCGGCCGGTCTCCTCTGA
- a CDS encoding cation diffusion facilitator family transporter has translation MASDEITGDPSGTPRVPGGPADAPVPAPERIEPVKAPESTLTVIVAALANLGIAVAKAVAGVISGSSAMLSEAAHSVADTVTEVLLLTALRRSAKPADEEHPLGYGPERYIWAMLASVATFVGGAVFSVYDGVHTLVQGGKLGNPLPSYVVLAVAAVLEGYSLRTGVRQIRGEAARFGTPARRYLRYTPDTAVKAVVMEDSAALSGLLLAAGGLAGAQLTGSSVWDGIASVLIGLLLVYVAWVLGRSNAQLLIGRPLPPRMRRAVHEELLTVPHIVEVLELTTLVQGPAEILIAAKVNFRDVASAEQVEWACEDAEEQLRQRFPAIRRVYLDPTPAVHQVRPASAGEPPGLRGDRPRPGGTPSSGRRSAGP, from the coding sequence ATGGCGAGCGACGAGATCACCGGCGACCCGTCGGGGACACCGCGCGTGCCCGGCGGGCCGGCCGACGCCCCCGTGCCCGCGCCCGAGCGGATCGAACCGGTCAAGGCGCCGGAGAGCACCCTCACCGTGATCGTGGCGGCGCTCGCCAACCTCGGCATCGCCGTCGCCAAGGCCGTCGCGGGCGTCATCAGCGGATCGAGCGCGATGCTCTCCGAGGCCGCCCATTCGGTCGCCGACACCGTGACCGAGGTGCTGCTGCTGACCGCTCTGCGGCGGAGCGCCAAGCCCGCCGACGAGGAGCATCCGCTGGGCTACGGCCCCGAGCGCTACATCTGGGCGATGCTGGCGTCCGTCGCCACCTTCGTCGGCGGCGCGGTCTTCTCCGTCTACGACGGCGTCCACACCCTCGTACAGGGCGGGAAGCTCGGCAATCCGCTGCCCTCGTACGTCGTCCTGGCCGTCGCCGCCGTGCTGGAGGGCTACTCGCTGCGGACCGGTGTCCGTCAGATCCGCGGCGAGGCGGCCCGCTTCGGCACGCCCGCGCGCCGCTATCTGCGCTACACCCCCGACACGGCGGTCAAGGCCGTGGTCATGGAGGACTCCGCCGCGCTGAGCGGGCTGCTGCTCGCGGCGGGCGGACTGGCCGGCGCCCAGCTCACCGGCTCCTCGGTCTGGGACGGGATCGCCTCGGTCCTCATCGGCCTGCTGCTGGTGTACGTGGCCTGGGTGCTGGGCCGCAGCAACGCCCAGTTGCTCATCGGCCGGCCGCTGCCGCCCCGGATGCGGAGGGCCGTGCACGAGGAACTGCTCACGGTCCCGCACATCGTGGAAGTACTGGAGCTGACGACCCTGGTCCAGGGGCCGGCGGAGATCCTGATCGCGGCCAAGGTGAACTTCCGGGACGTCGCCTCGGCGGAGCAGGTGGAGTGGGCGTGCGAGGACGCCGAGGAGCAGCTGCGCCAGCGCTTCCCGGCGATCCGCCGGGTGTACCTCGATCCGACGCCGGCCGTGCACCAGGTGCGGCCGGCCTCGGCCGGGGAACCGCCGGGGCTCAGAGGAGACCGGCCGCGTCCAGGAGGTACGCCGTCATCGGGTCGTAGAAGCGCGGGTCCGTGA
- a CDS encoding alpha/beta fold hydrolase, translating into MADYLLVHGAMHGGWCWRRVRDLLAARGHRVLTPSLTGQGERHRQLTPEVGVATHVEDLAALLWYEDVTDVRLVLHSYAGILAGPLAERAGERLASVVCLGAFLVRPGQCLLDVEPPDVARRYREQVAGSGDGWYLPADASFLAQWGVRDPELSGWVGPRLTDFPFRCQTDPVHFDPGPLDALRRVWVRHTEPFLPNLQPSLDLARSGGWELRTIPCGHDMMLEAPEATARLLEDVAGGD; encoded by the coding sequence TTGGCCGACTATCTCCTGGTCCACGGGGCCATGCACGGCGGGTGGTGCTGGCGCCGGGTGCGCGATCTGCTGGCGGCCCGCGGCCACCGGGTGCTCACACCGAGCCTCACCGGCCAGGGGGAGCGCCACCGCCAGCTCACCCCGGAGGTCGGTGTCGCCACCCATGTCGAGGACCTGGCGGCGCTTCTCTGGTACGAGGACGTCACCGACGTCCGCCTGGTGCTCCACAGCTACGCGGGGATCCTGGCCGGACCACTGGCCGAGCGCGCCGGCGAGCGGCTGGCCTCGGTCGTCTGCCTCGGGGCGTTCCTCGTGCGGCCCGGCCAGTGCCTGCTGGACGTCGAACCGCCCGACGTGGCCCGGCGCTACCGCGAGCAGGTCGCCGGGTCGGGTGACGGCTGGTACCTGCCCGCCGACGCCTCGTTCCTCGCGCAGTGGGGCGTCCGGGACCCGGAGCTGAGCGGCTGGGTGGGGCCCCGCCTCACGGACTTCCCCTTCCGCTGCCAGACGGACCCCGTGCACTTCGACCCCGGCCCGCTCGACGCCCTGCGCCGGGTGTGGGTGCGGCACACGGAACCGTTTCTGCCGAACCTTCAGCCGTCCCTCGACCTGGCCCGCTCCGGCGGCTGGGAGCTCCGGACGATCCCGTGCGGGCACGACATGATGCTGGAGGCGCCCGAGGCGACGGCCCGTCTGCTGGAGGACGTCGCGGGCGGGGACTGA